From Cydia fagiglandana chromosome 6, ilCydFagi1.1, whole genome shotgun sequence, the proteins below share one genomic window:
- the LOC134665473 gene encoding uncharacterized protein LOC134665473, protein MYEKLTIKGELKYIPTQRKTLKEEAVPTIEHQFIPIPEHELQANTIHIEESFEPYPNQPKDEQQQQINAEQQELSEDQNDSNNLMDYEMIQQDFAEPLFSQYQDTNVTINPIENFKSKFRAFSLLPPFWLHAENPNGLEFMRMDPKTQKIKHHIRLNDDLTVTVIFPNNEQLPLKEKINSYDNTYDYLKSVERWPLCVGTQIDDNKFCKGVIIGDDTYERNQQYPRCKSCRILRNRLQNRNSTSTLLQKMAEAKRRASNLVHKCKRLKRTNIQLREKISLAKAQCAKKSDTVVQASISKLPEEFQNAVRSCFEAAKKNNTKGRRYTLEWIYECMLIRIKSRNTYEFIRKRII, encoded by the exons atgtacgaaaagttaactattaaaggagagctcaaatatattcctacacaaagaaaaacgcttaaggaagaagctgtgcccacgattgagcatcagtttattcccattcccgaacatgaactccaagccaatactattcacatagaggaatctttcgaaccataccccaatcaacctaaggacgagcagcaacaacaaatcaatgccgagcaacaggaattatcagaagatcaaaatgattctaataatttaatggattatgaaatgatacaacaggactttgcggaaccattgtttagtcaatatcaggatactaatgtaacaattaatccaatagagaattttaaaagtaagtttcgggcattttcgttgttgccgcctttttggctacatgcagaaaatcctaatgggctggaatttatgcgaatggatccaaaaactcagaagattaaacatcatatacgtttaaacgatgatctaactgtcact gtaatttttcccaataatgaacaattgccactaaaggagaaaattaattcatatgacaacacctacgattacttaaaatcggttgaaagatggcctttgtgcgttggtactcagattgacgacaataa attttgtaaaggtgtgattattggtgatgatacttacgaaagaaatcaacagtacccaagatgtaaatcttgtcgaatattacgaaatcgtttgcagaaccgtaattccacttcaactctattacaaaaaatggcagaagctaaacggcgcgcttcaaatcttgtacataaatgcaagcgtctgaagaggacg AATATCCAATTAAGAGAGAAAATTTCCTTGGCTAAGGCGCAGTGTGCAAAGAAATCGGATACCGTAGTACAAGCATCTATTTCAAAACTACCTGAAGAATTTCAAAATGCCGTGAGATCATGTTTTGAAGCcgcgaaaaaaaataatacaaaaggtcGTCGATATACGTTAGAATGGATTTATGAGTGCATGTTGATACGTATAAAAAGCAGGAATACGTATGAATTTATACGTAAAAGAATTATTTAA